The DNA segment TTTGGTGACCTTATACAAAATTGAGGCGTATGTCGCCTCAGACTCCGGCTTCAAGGCCATCACGATCGCGGCCGTGGCGGGCACAACCAGCTTCCGCGGGCCTGCTGGTGCCGGTTTCCGAGCCGGGGCGGCAGGGGGGGAAGGGGGCTTGGCGGATTTGCCATTGCCCTTCCTGACAACCTGCGTCCAAGACTCAGCAGGCTCCTGCGTTTTTGTTGCCGGCTGCGAGGGTGGAGAGGCACTAGGCTCCTTCACCGTCTTCTGCCTAGGAGCAGAGTTAGCCCTCTTCTTGGTCGCTGGTGCCGAAGGCTGGGCCACAGGGGCCTTAGGCTGCCTTATGGGCGGCGCACCTGTCACTGCCCTTGAGGGCGGCGCCCCAGAGAGAGGTTCCGGCTGGTTCGCAATCTTCTTATTCCTGTCCGCAGCGAGAGGAGGGCGGGGGACCGGCTCGGGGAAATGGCCCGTGCGGGCCGAGATCATGTTTCCCATGGTAATTGTAAGGTCCCGCTTCAGGTCCTCCTTTAATTCCTTGAGGGCCTCTTTGAGGGCCTCAGAAAAGTCCGTCGCCTGGTCGCATTGGGCCGTCGGGGCCTGTGAGGGCTGGATCGTCCTCTCAGAGAAGGCTCTACGAAGGGCCTTCATCTCGGACTGACATTGGGCCAGTTGCTCCCGCATTCGGTTATTATCCTCCTTCAAGGCCCGCAACTCCTCGTCCTCTACTCTATCCGCCAGGACGTCAGTCGCCGCCAGGATGTCCCGGCAGGCCTGGTTCAGTTTGCCCCAGACTTGTCCATTTAGGTTGCCGGATTTTCCGGCAGCCTCTAGGATAATATGGGTCGCCTCCCGCACTATTTCTATGTAGTCCGTCCCTGTGTATAGGGGCGGGCTGCATTCTGTCATTTCTTGACTTGGAGAAGGGGACGGGCTCACCATCCACGGCTCCTTATCCCCcttctttttgttgtcccccTGGGACCTTCTCAGGAGTAAAGGGGGGACCACTCCCTTTCCCTTTCCCTCCTGGCTGTCCAGCACCTCCAAGAGCAAGTCCTCCTTATAGGCCTTCAGTCTGGCCTTGGCTGCTGCCAGGCCGGTAAAGTGGCCTATGGAGGCTTTCTTCGCCATGGCCTTGGCCCTACCCCTCAGCGAGGTGCTAACTTTAGGCCCGCTCCCAACGTGAGTCTCATAATCCAGGACCCGGTTTCCCTCATGGGGCCTCTTCTTGGAGGCGGCCTCAGCCCTGTACTGGCCCTCCATAGGTTCCTCCCAGTCGGGCGAGGTCGAAGAACCCGCCCCTGAAGCCCCTTTATGGGGCCCAGTGATTGGAGCCATCTCCGGGTTCAACCCCTGCGCGGGGttatccatacaaatactacgcgaAGACCACCCCTTATGGGTGGAATTCGCCTAAAAAAGGTGAAAAACCAattcacctaacctaacctaactattttggtcaagtgcgagtcgcagcagaaccaaaacagcaaaaacaaacttaaaattattttatgcgacGGGCTGTAGCGTCACTCCTGGTTGAGCTACAGATCTCGAACCAAGGTCAAAAAATAGTTCTAAGTATGCGCTATTTACCactaattttaaaactaaaaatatttaatattttacaatttattaaatttccaACACGAAAACCAACTTATGTTTGCGTTTACCCACGCCTGATAAACAGGAATAGCAAtcctttaaaaaattaataactactaaactataccctctaaaaatataattcaaacggatttgaattccctacaactagcttaatctaactaacctacaacaagaaatttatttacacaagaaCAGAAGATATGATTTTTTGAAAGTGAAATCTCCTAACGT comes from the Cydia amplana chromosome 12, ilCydAmpl1.1, whole genome shotgun sequence genome and includes:
- the LOC134652668 gene encoding uncharacterized protein LOC134652668, with the protein product MDNPAQGLNPEMAPITGPHKGASGAGSSTSPDWEEPMEGQYRAEAASKKRPHEGNRVLDYETHVGSGPKVSTSLRGRAKAMAKKASIGHFTGLAAAKARLKAYKEDLLLEVLDSQEGKGKGVVPPLLLRRSQGDNKKKGDKEPWMVSPSPSPSQEMTECSPPLYTGTDYIEIVREATHIILEAAGKSGNLNGQVWGKLNQACRDILAATDVLADRVEDEELRALKEDNNRMREQLAQCQSEMKALRRAFSERTIQPSQAPTAQCDQATDFSEALKEALKELKEDLKRDLTITMGNMISARTGHFPEPVPRPPLAADRNKKIANQPEPLSGAPPSRAVTGAPPIRQPKAPVAQPSAPATKKRANSAPRQKTVKEPSASPPSQPATKTQEPAESWTQVVRKGNGKSAKPPSPPAAPARKPAPAGPRKLVVPATAAIVMALKPESEATYASILYKVTKSVKLADVGVEHVKVRKTAAGARILEVSGSDNGRAADELCRKMTEVIGEEARVYRPTKMADLRISGLDEAATQEEIAGAIAKMGECSINEVKVGSIRAQYNGTVSTLAQCPITAAKRVTAAGRLQIGWSSALVVALDPTPMRCFRCMGTGHTRALCPSPVDRSGLCFRCSRPDHKRVDCKAETAFCSVCHAAKRPAGHIMGGFSCTPPPAKGKEALLKTQRAPTMSNIDQRACEGQNMDI